Proteins encoded in a region of the Microbacterium neungamense genome:
- a CDS encoding CPBP family intramembrane glutamic endopeptidase, with the protein MGAVQQLPSRSRLWWEIAIVLALGLGQSAVYAVVQLAYRLTDATPLAEQTATLNPSRSDREVFDLVYQLLSIGFSIVPVLLVCFLLWRPARPRLGALGLDGDRAGRDLGAGLLLVIAIGVPGLGVYLAGRALGLFVAIDPSGLDAHWWTVPVLLLSAARASIIEEVVLLGYLFSRLRTLGWGPWPIVLATAVLRATYHLYQGPGAFAGNLAMGLLFGWLFARTGRLLPFLVAHFVIDAVAFVGYPWAADTWPELFGLPG; encoded by the coding sequence ATCGGGGCTGTGCAGCAGCTTCCGTCGCGATCCCGGCTGTGGTGGGAGATCGCGATCGTGCTGGCGCTCGGGCTCGGGCAGTCGGCGGTGTACGCCGTGGTGCAGCTCGCCTACCGGCTCACGGATGCCACGCCGCTGGCCGAACAGACCGCGACGCTGAACCCCTCGCGCAGCGACCGCGAGGTGTTCGACCTCGTCTACCAGCTGCTCTCGATCGGGTTCTCGATCGTGCCCGTGCTGTTGGTCTGCTTCCTGCTCTGGCGGCCCGCCCGCCCGCGGCTGGGGGCGCTCGGCCTGGACGGCGACCGCGCCGGCCGGGACCTCGGCGCCGGACTCCTGCTGGTGATCGCGATCGGCGTCCCCGGACTCGGCGTGTACCTGGCCGGCCGCGCGCTGGGCCTGTTCGTCGCGATCGACCCGTCCGGGCTGGACGCGCACTGGTGGACCGTGCCGGTGCTGCTGCTGTCCGCGGCGCGCGCCTCGATCATCGAGGAGGTCGTCCTGCTGGGCTACCTGTTCTCCCGGCTGCGCACCCTGGGCTGGGGACCGTGGCCGATCGTCCTGGCCACGGCCGTGCTGCGGGCGACGTACCACCTGTACCAGGGGCCGGGGGCGTTCGCGGGGAACCTGGCGATGGGGCTGCTGTTCGGCTGGCTGTTCGCGCGCACCGGCCGGCTGCTGCCGTTCCTGGTGGCGCATTTCGTCATCGACGCGGTCGCGTTCGTCGGCTACCCGTGGGCGGCAGACACCTGGCCCGAGCTGTTCGGGCTGCCCGGCTGA
- a CDS encoding peptide ABC transporter substrate-binding protein, producing MKRNRITLAGLALIAASALALSGCAGGGDNPDAGDDGGSGADSTAIIKVNGSEPQNPLIPTNTNEVGGGKILDAIFAGLIGYAADGSVFNDVAEEIVVDDPQHLTVKLRKGLTFTNGEEVTADNFIKAWNYGALASNEQLSSYFFEDIEGFSYDADSELTGLEQVDDHTFTITLNKPASDFAQRLGYSAYYPLPDVAFEDMEAFGENPIGNGPYMLDGEGAWQHDVGINLVVNPDYDGPRKPVNGGLDIVFYATQDAAYSDLLANELDVLDAVPDSAYETYESDLGDRAVNQPAAVFQSFTIPERLPHFSGEEGKLRRQAISMSINREEITDVIFQGTRTPASDFTSPVIDGWTDELEGAEVLGYDPEKAKELWAQADAISPWSGEFQIAYNADGGHQAWVDATVNSIKNTLGIEASGAPYPTFAELRSKVTDRTIQTAFRTGWQADYPGLYNFLGPLYATNAGSNDGDYSNPEFDKLIAEGISETDPDKANELFQQAQEILLQDLPALPLWYSNVVGGYAETVSNVEFGWNSVPLFEKIEKKAE from the coding sequence GTGAAGCGAAACAGGATCACCCTGGCGGGACTCGCGCTGATCGCGGCGAGCGCCCTGGCTCTCTCCGGCTGCGCAGGAGGCGGCGACAACCCCGATGCCGGTGACGACGGCGGATCCGGTGCCGACAGCACCGCGATCATCAAGGTCAACGGCTCGGAGCCGCAGAACCCGCTCATCCCGACCAACACCAACGAGGTCGGCGGTGGCAAGATCCTCGACGCGATCTTCGCCGGCCTGATCGGCTACGCGGCCGACGGCTCGGTGTTCAACGACGTCGCGGAGGAGATCGTCGTCGACGACCCGCAGCACCTGACCGTGAAGCTCCGCAAGGGCCTCACCTTCACCAACGGCGAGGAAGTCACCGCCGACAACTTCATCAAGGCGTGGAACTACGGCGCGCTCGCCTCCAACGAGCAGCTCTCCAGCTACTTCTTCGAGGACATCGAGGGCTTCAGCTACGACGCCGACTCCGAGCTCACCGGCCTGGAGCAGGTCGACGACCACACCTTCACCATCACGCTGAACAAGCCGGCCTCCGACTTCGCCCAGCGGCTCGGCTACTCCGCCTACTACCCGCTCCCGGATGTGGCCTTCGAAGACATGGAGGCCTTCGGCGAGAACCCGATCGGCAACGGCCCGTACATGCTCGACGGCGAAGGCGCGTGGCAGCACGACGTCGGCATCAACCTGGTCGTGAACCCCGACTACGACGGCCCGCGCAAGCCGGTCAACGGCGGGCTGGACATCGTGTTCTACGCCACTCAGGACGCGGCGTACTCCGACCTGCTGGCGAACGAGCTCGACGTGCTGGACGCGGTTCCGGACTCCGCATACGAGACCTACGAGTCCGACCTCGGCGACCGCGCGGTGAACCAGCCGGCCGCGGTGTTCCAGTCCTTCACGATCCCCGAGCGGCTGCCGCACTTCAGCGGTGAGGAGGGCAAGCTGCGGCGCCAGGCGATCTCGATGTCGATCAACCGCGAGGAGATCACCGACGTCATCTTCCAGGGCACGCGCACCCCGGCCAGCGACTTCACCTCCCCGGTGATCGACGGCTGGACCGACGAGCTCGAGGGCGCCGAGGTGCTGGGGTACGACCCGGAGAAGGCGAAGGAGCTGTGGGCGCAGGCCGACGCGATCAGCCCGTGGAGCGGTGAGTTCCAGATCGCCTACAACGCGGACGGCGGGCACCAGGCGTGGGTCGACGCGACGGTCAACTCGATCAAGAACACTCTCGGCATCGAGGCATCCGGTGCGCCCTACCCGACCTTCGCCGAGCTGCGCAGCAAGGTCACCGACCGCACGATCCAGACGGCGTTCCGCACCGGCTGGCAGGCCGACTACCCTGGTCTGTACAACTTCCTCGGCCCGCTCTACGCCACCAACGCCGGCTCGAACGACGGCGACTACTCGAACCCGGAGTTCGACAAGCTGATCGCCGAGGGCATCTCGGAGACCGACCCGGACAAGGCGAACGAGCTGTTCCAGCAGGCGCAGGAGATCCTGCTGCAGGACCTGCCGGCGCTGCCGCTGTGGTACTCGAACGTCGTCGGCGGCTACGCCGAGACGGTCAGCAACGTCGAGTTCGGATGGAACTCGGTCCCGCTGTTCGAGAAGATCGAGAAGAAGGCGGAGTAA
- a CDS encoding ABC transporter permease: MSRLDQQQREHYVAPVDTTAVPVDVVRIDPKPSNLWLDAWRDLRSRPLFWISVAFAVLIIVVALFPWLFTQVPPNNGCQLSNSNGGPQSGHPLGFTRQGCDVYSRVIWGTRTSVVVGVLATLISTVIGVVMGALAGFYGGWLDSLLSRVGDIFFTIPYIIAGVVVMSVMPVRNEFVLAFAIGGFSWAATARVMRAEVLRVKQADFVMGAEAVGMSRFKTLLYHVLPNAMAPVIVVATLSLGAAIVAESVLSFLGVGLGGSTMSWGNDISQAQTSIRTAPMALFWPSLALTITVLAFITLGELLRDAVDPKARAQR, from the coding sequence ATGTCTCGTCTTGACCAGCAGCAGCGGGAGCACTACGTCGCTCCCGTCGACACGACCGCGGTGCCGGTCGACGTCGTCCGCATCGACCCGAAGCCGAGCAACCTCTGGCTGGACGCGTGGCGCGACCTGCGCAGCCGTCCGCTGTTCTGGATCTCGGTCGCGTTCGCCGTGCTGATCATCGTCGTCGCCCTCTTCCCGTGGCTGTTCACCCAGGTGCCGCCGAACAACGGATGCCAGCTGTCGAACAGCAACGGCGGGCCTCAGTCCGGGCATCCGCTCGGCTTCACCCGTCAGGGGTGCGACGTGTACTCCCGGGTGATCTGGGGCACCCGCACCTCGGTCGTCGTGGGCGTGCTGGCCACGCTGATCAGCACCGTGATCGGCGTCGTCATGGGCGCGCTCGCGGGGTTCTACGGCGGCTGGCTCGACTCGCTGCTCTCGCGCGTCGGCGACATCTTCTTCACGATCCCGTACATCATCGCCGGCGTGGTGGTGATGTCGGTGATGCCGGTGCGCAACGAGTTCGTGCTCGCCTTCGCGATCGGCGGGTTCTCGTGGGCCGCCACCGCGCGGGTCATGCGGGCCGAGGTGCTGCGGGTGAAGCAGGCCGACTTCGTGATGGGGGCGGAGGCCGTGGGCATGTCCCGGTTCAAGACCCTGCTGTATCACGTGCTGCCCAACGCCATGGCGCCGGTGATCGTCGTCGCGACCCTGAGCCTCGGCGCCGCCATCGTGGCGGAGTCGGTGCTGTCGTTCCTGGGCGTCGGGCTCGGCGGCAGCACGATGTCGTGGGGCAATGACATCAGTCAGGCCCAGACCAGCATCCGCACCGCCCCGATGGCGCTGTTCTGGCCGTCGCTGGCGCTGACGATCACGGTGCTGGCGTTCATCACCCTCGGCGAGCTGCTCCGCGACGCCGTCGACCCGAAGGCGAGGGCACAGCGATGA
- a CDS encoding zf-TFIIB domain-containing protein: MLCPADGSTLVMSERSGIEIDYCPQCRGVWLDRGELDKIIDRSVSAPQPAAYRPEPGPAAPSGYEPPRYDEPRYDQRRYDEPRYDDRRYDDRGHRPHKRKRESWLSELFD, translated from the coding sequence ATGCTTTGCCCCGCAGATGGATCCACGCTGGTGATGAGCGAACGCAGCGGCATCGAGATCGACTACTGCCCGCAGTGCCGTGGCGTGTGGCTCGACCGCGGTGAGCTCGACAAGATCATCGACCGCTCCGTCTCAGCGCCGCAGCCGGCGGCGTACCGGCCGGAGCCGGGCCCGGCCGCGCCGTCGGGCTATGAGCCGCCGCGCTACGACGAGCCGCGATACGACCAGCGCCGCTACGACGAGCCGCGCTACGACGACCGCCGCTACGACGACCGCGGCCACCGCCCGCACAAGCGCAAGCGCGAGAGCTGGCTCAGCGAGCTGTTCGACTGA
- the gcvH gene encoding glycine cleavage system protein GcvH has translation MTDLTALKYSEEHEWVAADGAVATVGVTDYAADRLGDVVFVELPAVGTAITAGSVVGEIESTKSVGELYAPVSGTVVEVNDAVVDDPSLVNSAPFEGGWLIKVEVADGALDGLLDRDAYVALTEG, from the coding sequence ATGACCGATCTCACCGCCCTCAAGTACAGCGAAGAGCACGAATGGGTCGCCGCTGACGGCGCCGTGGCCACGGTCGGGGTGACCGACTACGCGGCCGACAGGCTGGGCGACGTCGTCTTCGTGGAGCTGCCGGCCGTCGGCACGGCGATCACGGCGGGCTCCGTGGTCGGCGAGATCGAGTCCACGAAGTCGGTCGGGGAGCTGTACGCCCCCGTCTCCGGCACCGTGGTCGAGGTCAACGACGCCGTCGTCGACGACCCGTCGCTGGTGAACTCCGCGCCGTTCGAGGGCGGCTGGCTGATCAAGGTCGAGGTGGCCGACGGCGCCCTCGACGGGCTGCTCGACCGCGACGCGTACGTCGCGCTCACGGAGGGCTGA
- a CDS encoding ABC transporter permease codes for MAFYILRRILQAVPVFFGATLLIYFMVFQMPGDPIAALFGDRPPNEALLQRLRAEYHLDEPFLVQYFYYIAGIFQLDFGTSFSGQPVIDVLARTFPVTLRLAVMAVAIAFVLAIVIGLFSALDKGGVFDNAMLVLALIFIAVPIFVLAFLAQYFLAVQLGWFRPTVGARNDWGDLWLPAIVLGVSVYATSMRLTRASTIDTLNQDWVRTAYSKGLPRRRVLPVHVLRNSLIPMVTDLGTVFGILMVGATVTEGIFNVPGVGNTLYEAIIRGENPTVVSFVTVFVVVYVFVNIIVDLLYGLLDPRIRYVSS; via the coding sequence GTGGCCTTCTACATCCTCAGACGCATCCTGCAGGCGGTTCCGGTGTTCTTCGGAGCGACCCTGCTGATCTACTTCATGGTCTTCCAGATGCCGGGCGACCCGATCGCTGCGCTGTTCGGCGACCGGCCCCCGAACGAGGCGCTGCTGCAGCGGCTGCGCGCCGAGTACCACCTGGACGAGCCGTTCCTGGTGCAGTACTTCTACTACATCGCCGGCATCTTCCAGCTGGACTTCGGCACCAGCTTCTCCGGGCAGCCGGTCATCGACGTCCTCGCCCGCACGTTCCCGGTGACGCTGCGGCTGGCGGTGATGGCGGTCGCGATCGCGTTCGTGCTGGCGATCGTGATCGGCCTGTTCTCGGCGCTCGACAAGGGCGGTGTGTTCGACAACGCCATGCTCGTGCTCGCGCTGATCTTCATCGCGGTGCCGATCTTCGTGCTCGCGTTCCTCGCCCAGTACTTCCTGGCAGTGCAGTTGGGCTGGTTCCGGCCGACCGTCGGGGCCCGCAACGACTGGGGGGACCTCTGGCTGCCGGCCATCGTCCTCGGCGTGAGCGTGTACGCCACCAGCATGCGGCTCACCCGCGCGTCGACGATCGACACCCTGAACCAGGACTGGGTGCGCACGGCGTACAGCAAGGGCCTGCCGCGGCGCCGAGTGCTCCCGGTGCACGTACTGCGCAACTCGCTGATCCCGATGGTCACCGACCTCGGCACCGTGTTCGGCATCCTCATGGTCGGCGCCACGGTGACCGAGGGCATCTTCAACGTGCCGGGCGTCGGCAACACGCTGTACGAGGCGATCATCCGCGGCGAGAACCCCACCGTGGTGTCGTTCGTCACCGTGTTCGTCGTCGTCTACGTCTTCGTCAACATCATCGTGGACCTGCTCTACGGCCTGCTCGACCCGAGGATCCGCTATGTCTCGTCTTGA
- a CDS encoding PH domain-containing protein — protein MIDRPAPGTAAPFRNRGGVALLVIGAVLAALLLADAVVRAGVGTALLLVPWLLLVLWGLHVAGVASGIRPGADGVLVQNLLRRTFVPWSRVCRIGMRWQVEIELDDGSTLTCFGGPVRSRPQRLGPGRRPEDTTGAAEDAVAMLRRMKADAAGTTPADAAGTTPADAAGTTPADAAGTTAGGTTDADAPIRRGWDVPALVALAVIVAWAVVAVLLTR, from the coding sequence GTGATCGACCGGCCCGCCCCCGGCACCGCCGCCCCGTTCCGCAATCGGGGCGGGGTGGCGCTGCTGGTGATCGGCGCGGTGCTCGCGGCCCTGCTGCTGGCTGACGCGGTGGTCCGCGCCGGGGTGGGCACGGCGCTGCTGCTCGTCCCGTGGCTGCTGCTCGTGCTGTGGGGACTGCATGTGGCCGGCGTGGCATCGGGCATCCGTCCGGGCGCGGACGGGGTGCTGGTGCAGAACCTGCTGCGGCGTACCTTCGTCCCCTGGTCGAGGGTGTGCCGGATCGGCATGCGCTGGCAGGTCGAGATCGAGCTCGACGACGGCTCCACCCTCACCTGCTTCGGCGGTCCGGTGCGCAGCCGGCCGCAGCGGCTGGGCCCGGGGCGCCGGCCGGAGGACACCACGGGAGCGGCGGAGGACGCGGTGGCCATGCTGCGTCGGATGAAGGCGGATGCCGCAGGGACGACGCCTGCGGATGCCGCGGGGACGACGCCTGCGGATGCCGCGGGGACGACGCCTGCGGATGCCGCGGGGACGACGGCCGGGGGGACGACGGACGCGGATGCGCCGATCCGGCGCGGCTGGGACGTGCCCGCGCTGGTCGCGCTCGCCGTCATCGTGGCGTGGGCGGTGGTCGCGGTGCTGCTGACGCGGTGA
- the gcvP gene encoding aminomethyl-transferring glycine dehydrogenase gives MLAALGIDATADTAAGSAGRGSDVLASAVETLMRQAVPAAIFTEAPDASTRSASGEGSASGEGSASGEGSAPASVIPPAASEAETLAELRALASRNRVNRPMIGLGYYGTFTPSVIQRNVLENPSWYTAYTPYQPEISQGRLEALINFQTMVSDLTGLSTANASMLDESTAVAEGMLLARRASKSASAVFVVDADALPQTKALLATRAEAVGIELVERDLAAGAELPSELFGVFLQYPGASGRVWDPTAVIDAAHVAGGLAVVAADLLALTLLRSPGSMGADVAVGTTQRFGVPMGFGGPHAGYMAVRSGLERQLPGRLVGVSQDAEGRPAYRLALQTREQHIRREKATSNICTAQVLLAVMASMYAVYHGPDGLRSIANRVAACARFLGSELVKDGAELVHEAYFDTLSVRVPGRAAEIVTRAHDEFGILLRLVDADTVGVSVDETTTMDDVFRVVAAFGAQGERSFAFLPAHALPAALLREDEYLTHPVFHQHRSETAMMRYLKQLADRDYALDRGMIPLGSCTMKLNAATEMAPVTWPEFGQLHPFAPASDVEGSLAMIDELEAWLAEVTGYDAVSLQPNAGSQGELAGLLAIRGYHLANGDAQRTVCLIPSSAHGTNAASAVLAGMKVVVVACDELGNVDLDDLRAKIAQHADELSALMITYPSTHGVYEQQVVEITSAVHEAGGQVYVDGANLNALLGYARFGDLGGDVSHLNLHKTFAIPHGGGGPGVGPVAAKAHLAPYLPGHPMAQRREHAGGFVFEGGPVSAAPYGSAGVLPISWAYVRMMGAAGLRRATAAAVLSANYIAARLAEHYPVLYTGENGRVAHECILDLRPLREATGITVDDVAKRLIDYGFHAPTMSFPVAGTLMVEPTESEDIGELERFIEAMIEIKAEADAVAAGRWPADDNPLVNAPHTAASLIAGEWQHAYTREEAAYPVPTLVAGKYWPPVRRIDQAYGDRNLVCACPPVEAFA, from the coding sequence ATGCTGGCCGCTCTCGGCATCGACGCCACGGCGGACACTGCCGCGGGCTCCGCGGGCCGCGGGTCGGACGTGCTCGCATCCGCCGTGGAGACGCTGATGCGACAGGCCGTCCCCGCGGCCATCTTCACCGAGGCGCCGGACGCTTCGACGCGCTCAGCGTCCGGGGAAGGCTCAGCGTCCGGGGAAGGCTCAGCGTCCGGGGAAGGCTCAGCGCCCGCGTCCGTGATCCCGCCGGCCGCCTCGGAGGCGGAGACCCTCGCCGAGCTGCGCGCCCTCGCCTCCCGCAACCGGGTGAACCGGCCGATGATCGGCCTCGGCTACTACGGCACGTTCACCCCGTCCGTGATCCAGCGCAACGTCCTGGAGAACCCGTCCTGGTACACGGCGTACACGCCATACCAGCCGGAGATCTCCCAGGGCCGGCTGGAGGCGCTGATCAACTTCCAGACCATGGTGTCCGACCTCACCGGCCTGTCCACTGCGAACGCGTCGATGCTCGACGAGTCGACCGCGGTCGCGGAGGGCATGCTGCTGGCCCGGCGGGCGTCGAAGTCGGCATCCGCCGTGTTCGTCGTCGACGCCGACGCACTGCCGCAGACGAAGGCGCTGCTCGCGACGAGGGCGGAGGCCGTCGGCATCGAGCTGGTCGAGCGCGACCTCGCCGCAGGCGCGGAGCTGCCGAGCGAGCTGTTCGGGGTGTTCCTGCAGTACCCGGGCGCCTCGGGCCGCGTCTGGGACCCCACGGCCGTGATCGACGCGGCGCACGTCGCCGGAGGCCTCGCGGTGGTCGCCGCGGACCTGCTCGCCCTGACGCTGCTGCGCTCGCCCGGATCGATGGGGGCGGATGTCGCGGTGGGCACCACCCAGCGCTTCGGCGTGCCGATGGGCTTCGGGGGACCGCACGCCGGGTACATGGCCGTCCGCTCCGGGCTGGAGCGGCAGCTGCCCGGCCGGCTCGTCGGCGTCTCTCAGGATGCCGAGGGCAGGCCCGCGTACCGCCTGGCGCTGCAGACCCGCGAGCAGCACATCCGCCGTGAGAAGGCGACCTCGAACATCTGCACCGCGCAGGTGCTGCTGGCCGTGATGGCCTCCATGTATGCCGTGTACCACGGGCCCGACGGGCTGCGCTCGATCGCGAACCGGGTCGCCGCCTGTGCCCGCTTCCTCGGCTCCGAGCTGGTCAAGGACGGCGCCGAGCTGGTGCACGAGGCGTACTTCGACACGCTGTCGGTGCGCGTGCCCGGCCGCGCCGCGGAGATCGTCACCCGTGCGCACGACGAATTCGGCATCCTGCTGCGTCTGGTCGACGCGGACACGGTCGGCGTGTCCGTCGACGAGACCACCACCATGGACGACGTGTTCCGGGTCGTGGCCGCCTTCGGCGCCCAGGGCGAGCGCTCCTTCGCGTTCCTGCCCGCCCACGCCCTCCCCGCGGCGCTGCTGCGCGAGGACGAATACCTCACGCATCCGGTCTTCCACCAGCACCGCTCCGAGACCGCCATGATGCGGTATCTGAAGCAGCTCGCCGACCGCGACTACGCGCTGGACCGGGGCATGATCCCGCTCGGCTCCTGCACCATGAAGCTCAACGCCGCCACCGAGATGGCCCCGGTCACCTGGCCGGAGTTCGGGCAGCTGCATCCGTTCGCGCCGGCATCCGACGTCGAGGGATCGCTCGCGATGATCGACGAGCTCGAGGCCTGGCTCGCCGAGGTCACCGGGTACGACGCGGTGTCTCTGCAGCCGAACGCCGGGTCGCAGGGCGAGCTGGCCGGTCTGCTCGCGATCCGCGGATACCATCTCGCCAACGGCGACGCGCAGCGCACCGTCTGCCTCATCCCGTCCTCCGCGCACGGCACGAACGCCGCATCCGCGGTGCTGGCGGGCATGAAGGTCGTCGTGGTCGCGTGCGACGAGCTCGGCAACGTCGACCTGGACGACCTGCGCGCCAAGATCGCCCAGCACGCCGACGAGCTGTCGGCCCTGATGATCACCTACCCGTCCACGCACGGCGTGTACGAGCAGCAGGTCGTCGAGATCACCTCGGCCGTGCACGAGGCCGGCGGCCAGGTGTACGTCGACGGCGCGAACCTGAACGCGCTGCTCGGCTACGCGCGGTTCGGCGACCTGGGCGGCGACGTGTCGCACCTGAACCTGCACAAGACGTTCGCCATCCCGCACGGCGGCGGCGGGCCCGGCGTCGGTCCGGTCGCGGCCAAGGCGCACCTCGCCCCGTACCTGCCCGGGCATCCGATGGCACAGCGCCGTGAGCACGCCGGCGGGTTCGTCTTCGAGGGCGGTCCGGTCTCGGCGGCGCCGTACGGCTCCGCGGGCGTGCTGCCGATCTCGTGGGCGTACGTGCGGATGATGGGCGCGGCGGGTCTGCGCCGGGCGACCGCGGCCGCCGTGCTGTCGGCGAACTACATCGCGGCACGCCTCGCCGAGCACTACCCGGTGCTCTACACCGGCGAGAACGGCCGGGTCGCGCACGAGTGCATCCTGGATCTGCGTCCGCTCCGCGAGGCCACCGGGATCACCGTCGACGACGTCGCGAAGCGCCTGATCGACTACGGCTTCCACGCCCCGACCATGTCGTTCCCGGTCGCCGGCACGCTGATGGTGGAGCCGACCGAGTCGGAGGACATCGGCGAGCTGGAGCGGTTCATCGAGGCCATGATCGAGATCAAGGCGGAAGCGGATGCCGTGGCCGCCGGCCGCTGGCCCGCGGACGACAACCCGCTGGTGAACGCGCCGCACACCGCCGCCTCCCTGATCGCGGGGGAGTGGCAGCACGCGTACACCCGCGAGGAGGCCGCCTACCCGGTGCCGACCCTCGTCGCCGGGAAGTACTGGCCGCCGGTGCGCCGCATCGACCAGGCCTACGGCGACCGCAACCTCGTGTGCGCGTGCCCGCCCGTGGAGGCGTTCGCGTAG
- a CDS encoding ABC transporter ATP-binding protein: MTEPLLSVQDLRVAFRSGKASREVLHGVSFDLFPGETLAIVGESGSGKSTTASAIIRLLPGTGHVTGGRIMLDGRDLTAASRTEMEHVRGREIGYVPQDPMSNLNPVWSIGFQVKEAVRANGLAQGRQQVHDRAVEVLMQAGLKDAAKRMHQFPHQFSGGMRQRALIGIGLAADPKLLIADEPTSALDVTVQRVILDHLATLTSERGTSVLLITHDLGLAGERADRIIVMNQGEIVEAGPSAEILSNPQHPYTQRLVAAAPSLASQRIGAMAQGLEPPADEAPAVVEVRELTKEYSIRTGGLRHERFRAVDGVSFSIPRGKTLALVGESGSGKSTVAKMLLQLEKPTSGEILIDGHETSTMSRADVFRLRRRMQPVFQDPYGSLDPLRSIGSLISEPLHVHGIGTREEQHRRALELLDQVALPRELAWRYPNELSGGQRQRVAIARALALKPDIVVLDEAVSALDVLVQDQILRLLSDLQRELGLTYLFITHDLAVVRVAADLVCVMEKGRIVEQGTVDAIFADPQEEYTRRLLDAIPGATLPLGRPAL, encoded by the coding sequence ATGACCGAACCGCTTCTCAGCGTGCAGGATCTGCGCGTCGCGTTCCGCAGCGGCAAGGCGAGCCGCGAGGTGCTGCACGGGGTCAGCTTCGACCTCTTCCCGGGCGAGACCCTCGCCATCGTCGGGGAGTCCGGATCCGGGAAATCCACCACGGCGTCCGCGATCATCCGGCTCCTGCCGGGGACGGGTCACGTCACCGGCGGGCGCATCATGCTCGACGGCCGCGACCTGACTGCGGCCAGCCGCACCGAGATGGAGCACGTCCGCGGGCGCGAGATCGGCTACGTGCCCCAGGATCCGATGTCGAACCTGAACCCGGTGTGGTCGATCGGCTTCCAGGTCAAGGAGGCGGTGCGCGCCAACGGGCTCGCGCAGGGACGGCAGCAGGTGCACGACCGCGCGGTCGAGGTGCTCATGCAGGCGGGGCTGAAGGACGCCGCGAAGCGGATGCACCAGTTCCCGCACCAGTTCTCCGGCGGGATGCGGCAGCGCGCCCTGATCGGGATCGGGCTGGCGGCGGACCCGAAGCTGCTCATCGCCGACGAGCCGACCAGCGCGCTCGACGTCACGGTGCAGCGGGTGATCCTGGATCACCTCGCCACGCTGACCAGCGAACGCGGCACCTCGGTGCTGCTGATCACGCACGACCTGGGCCTGGCCGGCGAGCGCGCCGACCGGATCATCGTGATGAACCAGGGCGAGATCGTCGAGGCCGGCCCGAGCGCGGAGATCCTCTCGAACCCGCAGCATCCGTACACCCAGCGTCTCGTCGCCGCCGCGCCCAGCCTCGCCTCGCAGCGCATCGGAGCGATGGCGCAGGGGCTCGAGCCGCCGGCGGACGAGGCCCCGGCCGTGGTCGAGGTGCGCGAGCTCACCAAGGAGTACTCCATCCGCACCGGCGGGCTGCGGCACGAGCGGTTCCGGGCGGTGGACGGCGTGTCGTTCTCCATCCCCCGCGGGAAGACGCTCGCGCTGGTGGGGGAGTCCGGGTCGGGCAAGTCCACGGTGGCGAAGATGCTGCTGCAGTTGGAGAAGCCGACCAGCGGCGAGATCCTCATCGACGGGCATGAGACGAGCACGATGTCGCGCGCCGACGTCTTCCGGCTGCGGCGCCGGATGCAGCCGGTCTTCCAGGACCCGTACGGCTCGCTCGATCCGCTGCGCAGCATCGGCAGCCTCATCTCCGAGCCGCTGCACGTGCACGGCATCGGGACGCGCGAGGAGCAGCACCGGCGGGCGCTGGAGTTGCTGGACCAGGTGGCGCTGCCGCGGGAGCTGGCCTGGCGGTATCCGAACGAGCTGTCCGGCGGACAGCGGCAGCGGGTCGCCATCGCCCGCGCCCTGGCGCTCAAGCCCGACATCGTCGTGCTCGACGAGGCGGTGTCGGCCCTGGACGTGCTGGTGCAGGACCAGATCCTGCGTCTGCTGTCCGACCTGCAGCGCGAGCTCGGCCTGACCTACCTCTTCATCACGCACGACCTCGCCGTCGTGCGCGTCGCCGCAGACCTCGTCTGCGTCATGGAGAAGGGCCGCATCGTCGAGCAGGGCACCGTGGACGCGATCTTCGCGGACCCGCAGGAGGAGTACACGCGTCGCCTGCTCGACGCCATCCCGGGGGCGACGCTGCCCCTGGGACGCCCGGCGCTGTGA